CCTCGGTGTCCTGGTGACGCTGCGCAGCGAAAAACGAGATTCCGACGATCAGTCCCCGCGTCCTGAGCAGCAGCGGCGCGGCCAGCTGGCTCGTGACGTAATGGGCCCGGACGCCGGCCGCGAACATATCGTCCCAGATCGACGTAGGCTGTTCCCAGAACGGCGAGTTCCATTTCTCACCGCGTTCATCCCAGAGGTGCAGGCCCTCATAGCCGCCCCAGACGTTGTTCACCAGTATGTCCAGCCGGCCGTGCTCCTGCTGAATGCGCTCTACCACCGCCCGCGTCTGGGCGTCGTCAGTATGGTCGCACTGCACGGGGGCGCCGTGACCGCCGAGCGCGGTCACCTCCCGGGCCGTGTCCTCAAGACTGCCTGCCAGGAAGGGCATGTGCGTCGAGCGGCCCGCGAGGGTGCGACCGGTGACGTACACCGTGGCGCCCGCCTCGCCGAGCCCGAGGGCCACGCCGCGACCGATGCCACGCGACGCGCCGGTCACGAGCGCGACCTTCCCCTGCAAAGCTGATGTCATGGGCCAGCATACCGGGTGACGATGGGCGGTGAAATCGCCCGCTCGTGCAGTGCCGCATGACGCTCTGCCTCCGCTGTGGAGAGCCTCCCCCTAAGCCACTCCACGGACGCGTGTGAGGGTGACCCGATATGGCGTAGA
This is a stretch of genomic DNA from Deinococcus ficus. It encodes these proteins:
- a CDS encoding SDR family NAD(P)-dependent oxidoreductase, with the protein product MTSALQGKVALVTGASRGIGRGVALGLGEAGATVYVTGRTLAGRSTHMPFLAGSLEDTAREVTALGGHGAPVQCDHTDDAQTRAVVERIQQEHGRLDILVNNVWGGYEGLHLWDERGEKWNSPFWEQPTSIWDDMFAAGVRAHYVTSQLAAPLLLRTRGLIVGISFFAAQRHQDTEGIPYFLAKNATDRMALAMANHLRPHGVTSVSLYPGLVRTEGVMLAPEGAFDLSNSESPQFIGRAVAALAGDPNVFTKTGQVLVAAELGDDYGFTDIDGKRPRSLRPDWEG